The following coding sequences lie in one Mycobacterium gordonae genomic window:
- a CDS encoding WhiB family transcriptional regulator, with protein MSVADLLAEFSAVPRLPGALCREQTQLFDEAVDDRQTHQAVALCRRCPALSRCAAWINGLPAGAISGVVAGQVHRPEPDGPNAEGHRRRVLTGSITARALEFINDCDQVQAADLAAIGIDGPTAHVYLRRLNKAGLINKTGRGRYTRARAEQ; from the coding sequence GTGAGCGTGGCCGACCTCCTTGCGGAATTCTCCGCGGTGCCGCGCCTGCCGGGCGCCTTGTGCAGAGAGCAAACCCAGTTGTTCGACGAGGCAGTCGACGACCGCCAGACGCACCAGGCGGTCGCGCTATGCCGCCGCTGCCCCGCCCTCAGCCGCTGCGCAGCCTGGATCAACGGCCTGCCGGCTGGCGCCATCTCAGGCGTCGTCGCCGGCCAAGTCCACCGACCGGAACCCGATGGACCGAACGCTGAAGGCCACCGTCGCCGCGTCCTCACGGGCTCAATCACCGCTCGGGCCCTTGAGTTCATCAACGACTGCGACCAGGTCCAGGCAGCAGACCTGGCGGCGATCGGTATCGACGGTCCGACAGCCCACGTGTACCTGCGCCGCCTGAACAAAGCGGGACTCATCAACAAGACCGGCCGCGGCCGGTACACACGCGCCAGGGCCGAGCAGTGA
- a CDS encoding tyrosine-type recombinase/integrase — MARRKPPALDLALLLPSWELALRAERKSPQTIKSYGDGVRAFLRWCGNNNHSPALDRDLVKGFVADLLDGGAEPATARARQLGIRRFSAWLEEEGELDSDPLLGLKAPKLDTKVTESLSESELRRLIKACAGKEFRDRRDEAIVRLMAETGMRAGELCGLTVADADLNRGLVTVRRGKGGKGRVAPFGDQTARAIDRYLRARRTHRLADTDALWLGDRGKNLEYYGLHAALKYRAQLAGLVGFHPHLLRHTAASRWLAAGGSEGGLMAVAGWSTRDMIDRYTRATAAERAAAEARGLNLGEL, encoded by the coding sequence GTGGCACGTCGCAAGCCTCCCGCGCTGGACCTAGCCTTGCTGCTCCCATCTTGGGAGTTGGCGTTGCGCGCCGAGCGTAAGTCACCGCAGACGATCAAGAGCTACGGCGACGGGGTGCGAGCCTTCCTCCGCTGGTGCGGGAACAACAACCACTCCCCCGCCCTAGACCGCGACCTCGTAAAGGGATTCGTCGCGGACTTGCTCGACGGCGGCGCCGAGCCAGCGACAGCCCGGGCACGTCAGCTCGGCATACGCCGGTTTTCGGCCTGGCTGGAAGAGGAGGGCGAACTCGACTCCGACCCGCTGCTGGGACTCAAAGCCCCGAAGCTCGACACCAAAGTCACCGAGTCACTCTCCGAGTCTGAGTTACGGCGCCTGATCAAGGCCTGCGCCGGCAAGGAGTTCCGGGACCGCCGCGACGAGGCCATCGTGCGCCTCATGGCAGAAACGGGCATGCGCGCAGGGGAACTCTGCGGCCTCACCGTCGCCGACGCGGACCTCAACCGCGGGCTCGTGACCGTGCGCCGCGGCAAAGGCGGCAAGGGCCGCGTCGCACCGTTCGGCGACCAGACCGCCCGCGCCATCGACCGCTACCTCCGCGCCCGCCGCACCCACCGTCTGGCGGATACCGACGCACTCTGGCTCGGCGATCGCGGGAAGAACCTTGAGTACTACGGTCTCCACGCCGCCCTGAAGTACCGCGCCCAGTTGGCCGGACTGGTCGGCTTCCACCCCCACCTCTTGCGACACACCGCCGCATCCCGCTGGCTGGCTGCCGGTGGATCTGAGGGTGGCCTCATGGCGGTGGCCGGTTGGTCCACCCGCGACATGATCGACCGCTACACCCGCGCCACCGCAGCCGAGCGCGCGGCCGCCGAAGCACGCGGACTCAATCTTGGGGAACTATGA
- a CDS encoding tyrosine-type recombinase/integrase — translation MRMHHRTRVKILLAALAGLRVHEIAKVRGEDVDIDGRVLRVTGKGGRTDNIPLHNLLVAAAMTMPKRGWWFPANGRRPGEHLRDKSVSDIIGDAMRRADVPGTPHSLRHWYGTNLVAAGADLRTAQTLLRHAHLQTTAIYVQVADGKRTEAIDRLKLPD, via the coding sequence ATGAGGATGCATCACCGGACCCGGGTAAAGATTCTGTTGGCGGCGCTGGCCGGGTTGCGGGTGCATGAGATCGCCAAGGTCCGGGGCGAGGACGTCGATATCGATGGTCGCGTGCTGCGGGTGACGGGTAAGGGCGGGCGGACCGACAACATCCCCCTGCACAACCTGCTGGTGGCCGCGGCGATGACGATGCCGAAACGTGGGTGGTGGTTTCCCGCCAACGGGCGCCGGCCCGGTGAGCACCTGCGCGACAAGAGCGTGTCCGACATCATCGGCGACGCGATGCGCCGCGCCGACGTGCCCGGCACGCCGCACTCGCTACGGCACTGGTACGGAACGAATCTTGTCGCGGCCGGCGCAGACCTGCGCACCGCCCAAACCCTGCTGCGCCACGCCCACCTGCAAACGACAGCAATCTACGTCCAGGTCGCCGACGGGAAGAGGACCGAGGCGATCGACCGGCTCAAGCTCCCCGACTAA
- a CDS encoding AAA family ATPase, which translates to MNSPAEILAVYGKAFDGDPGPPEPPIHDEAPLNGSHHVPVLADKLLTRSGLKALPDPQPLISGTLDFGTTALLYGYRSSAKTFIALDWAASVATGRSWQGRPTERRRVLYVAGEGAFGFKARVDAWEVAWQTTIDDRSLSLLPVPVNLTRPLDVANLGALISWGGYDLIVLDTLARCMVGADENSAKDCGIIVDAMTRLLGQTPNSRGVVLGVHHAGKDKKTLRGSSAFEAGVDTVYSTSRDGAIITLDREKRKDGPEHDRHELKLDPIAGTKSVAISIHRGVDKPERADRLLSTFVHHFSQTGASKAELRKVADMPDTTFFRALSDLLKHGDLINDGTEKRPWYRAAAR; encoded by the coding sequence ATGAACAGCCCAGCTGAAATCCTGGCGGTGTACGGCAAGGCGTTCGATGGGGATCCGGGGCCACCAGAGCCGCCCATCCACGACGAGGCACCTCTCAACGGGTCCCACCACGTGCCGGTGCTCGCCGACAAGCTCCTGACACGCTCGGGGCTCAAAGCGCTACCTGATCCCCAACCGCTCATCTCAGGCACACTCGACTTTGGAACGACTGCCCTGCTCTACGGATACCGCAGCAGCGCAAAGACATTCATAGCTCTGGACTGGGCAGCGAGCGTCGCAACCGGACGTAGCTGGCAAGGCCGCCCCACCGAGCGTCGCCGAGTCCTATACGTGGCCGGCGAAGGCGCGTTCGGATTCAAAGCCCGGGTGGATGCCTGGGAAGTGGCCTGGCAAACCACCATCGACGACCGCAGTCTTTCGCTGCTGCCCGTACCCGTCAATTTGACCCGACCTCTTGATGTCGCCAACCTCGGCGCACTCATCAGCTGGGGCGGCTACGACTTGATCGTCCTGGACACCCTGGCCCGATGCATGGTCGGTGCTGACGAAAACAGCGCCAAGGACTGCGGAATCATCGTCGACGCGATGACGCGGCTATTGGGCCAAACGCCCAATAGCCGCGGCGTCGTGCTCGGCGTCCACCACGCCGGAAAGGACAAAAAGACCCTCCGCGGCTCGTCAGCCTTCGAAGCCGGCGTCGACACCGTGTACTCGACCAGCAGAGACGGTGCAATCATCACCCTCGATCGGGAGAAGCGTAAAGACGGGCCCGAACACGACCGCCACGAACTCAAACTCGACCCCATAGCGGGCACCAAGAGCGTCGCGATTTCTATCCACCGGGGGGTGGATAAACCGGAGCGCGCAGACCGCCTTTTGTCCACCTTTGTCCACCACTTTTCACAAACCGGCGCCAGCAAAGCAGAACTCCGAAAAGTCGCGGACATGCCGGACACGACTTTCTTCCGTGCCCTCTCTGACCTGCTGAAACACGGCGATTTGATCAATGACGGCACGGAGAAACGCCCCTGGTATCGAGCGGCGGCCCGATGA
- a CDS encoding ATP-binding protein: MAEWARLDDVFGVSRELPGNYIVRDSVDQALVDALARDQHIVIYGSSKQGKTCLRKYNLRTEDYVLVTCGNRWTLAQLHSAILKAAGYVVEGSTTRTVSGEAKVTAKLGGGLNFFGNKATAEASTDVGGTKKTDVVTTPMELDPADVNDIIAALENAQCPQFVVLEDFHYLPEETQRDFAVALKAFHEDSHYCFVIVGVWRDQNRLVQHNGDLTGRLVAIDADQWTREELREVVEFGESLLNITFTEGFKNELLDGCFSNVYVVQESCRLACERAGVIGTQQTNRVVDANASSLIKEAVDAHSARYTGFIINFALGFQTSTLEMFKWLLWPVLTADVTELERGLKYGHLRAVLDERHPAAPINAGNITQALQSVASLQVGKMAIKPVILDYDETNRRLSVVDRSFLIWLQHQDRPELLALAELPTEQAD; encoded by the coding sequence ATGGCTGAGTGGGCCCGCTTGGATGACGTCTTCGGAGTGTCCAGAGAACTCCCCGGAAACTACATCGTTCGGGACTCCGTCGACCAAGCGTTGGTCGATGCCCTAGCGCGCGACCAACATATCGTCATCTACGGCTCTTCAAAGCAGGGCAAAACCTGCCTGCGGAAGTACAACCTCCGCACGGAGGACTACGTGCTGGTGACCTGCGGCAACAGGTGGACACTTGCCCAGCTGCATAGCGCGATCCTCAAGGCCGCGGGATACGTGGTCGAGGGATCGACAACGAGGACGGTAAGTGGCGAAGCGAAGGTGACCGCCAAGCTCGGCGGCGGCTTAAACTTCTTCGGCAACAAGGCCACAGCCGAGGCGTCCACCGATGTCGGCGGGACCAAGAAAACAGACGTCGTGACGACGCCGATGGAGCTCGATCCGGCTGACGTCAACGACATCATTGCGGCACTGGAAAACGCTCAATGCCCGCAGTTCGTGGTCCTTGAGGACTTCCACTATCTCCCCGAGGAGACGCAACGCGACTTCGCGGTAGCGCTCAAAGCCTTTCATGAAGACTCTCACTACTGTTTCGTCATCGTCGGTGTTTGGCGTGACCAAAATCGGCTCGTTCAACACAACGGTGACCTGACGGGGCGTCTTGTGGCTATAGATGCCGACCAGTGGACGCGGGAAGAGCTACGCGAGGTAGTCGAGTTCGGCGAGAGCCTTCTCAACATCACCTTCACCGAGGGCTTCAAGAACGAACTGCTAGACGGCTGTTTCAGTAATGTCTACGTCGTTCAAGAGAGCTGTCGACTTGCCTGCGAACGTGCCGGAGTAATCGGCACACAGCAGACAAACCGGGTTGTAGATGCGAATGCATCGAGCCTGATTAAAGAGGCAGTCGACGCCCACTCGGCGCGCTACACCGGTTTCATCATCAATTTCGCACTCGGGTTCCAAACCTCAACGCTTGAGATGTTCAAATGGCTGCTCTGGCCAGTTCTCACCGCTGACGTCACCGAACTCGAACGAGGTCTGAAATACGGCCACCTCCGGGCGGTGCTCGACGAACGCCACCCGGCTGCTCCGATCAACGCCGGCAACATAACTCAGGCTCTTCAGTCCGTTGCGTCGCTCCAGGTCGGGAAGATGGCCATCAAGCCCGTCATCTTGGACTACGACGAGACCAACCGGCGTCTTAGCGTGGTGGATAGGAGCTTCCTCATCTGGTTGCAACACCAAGATCGGCCCGAGCTATTGGCTCTTGCGGAGCTACCCACAGAGCAGGCCGACTAG
- a CDS encoding HK97 family phage prohead protease, whose amino-acid sequence MSAILFRTAGLASGTGRTVFGTVVPYGQVAEVSDGGRSYRERFEFGAFSRSISERGGKVKLFTGHDMRRLPVGRAVDLTEHRDGLHAAFEIAATRDGEDALELVRSGTVDSFSVGFRGVREHLDGDVVVRTEAALMEVSLVGLPAYAGASVGGVRSQLVIPRAVAAAHLSLMDW is encoded by the coding sequence TTGAGCGCCATCCTTTTCCGCACCGCCGGGCTGGCATCCGGCACTGGGAGGACGGTTTTCGGCACGGTCGTGCCCTACGGCCAGGTCGCTGAGGTTTCCGACGGCGGCCGCTCGTACCGCGAGCGCTTTGAATTCGGCGCATTCTCGCGCTCGATCAGCGAGCGTGGCGGCAAGGTGAAGTTGTTCACCGGTCACGACATGCGAAGGCTCCCCGTCGGGCGAGCTGTCGACCTGACTGAGCACCGTGATGGGCTGCACGCCGCGTTCGAAATCGCGGCGACCCGCGACGGCGAGGACGCCCTCGAATTGGTCCGTTCGGGCACGGTCGATTCGTTCTCGGTGGGCTTCCGGGGTGTCCGGGAGCACCTGGACGGCGACGTTGTGGTGCGCACCGAGGCGGCGCTGATGGAGGTCAGCCTGGTCGGGCTCCCGGCCTATGCGGGTGCTTCCGTGGGCGGGGTGCGGTCACAACTTGTCATTCCGCGGGCTGTTGCCGCGGCCCATCTCTCACTCATGGATTGGTGA
- a CDS encoding phage major capsid protein — translation MTDIDIDRMNLAQTRQAAQELLDSTTGDLAGADAERFEALRARAEQIRAQEQQRATATRDLVQRLAAGELRTEAGSTQASEEQLDRPPALAQRDNAMRTLDRVVKADRLAARGAELVEDLMSAGPVISQTWAQRWAIATGSEHYERAFAKKLADPDNGQLTWTAEEAAAWRAVAAVQAEQRAMSLSDTAGGYLVPLTLDPAVLLTSNGSINPLRQIARVVQTATDAWSGVTSAGVTAEWIAEGSEVADASPSLGNPSIPVHKGDAFVPFSFEVEGDAVNFLSELSKLLVDGAEQLNATAYTTGSGTGQPTGLITKLVASSGTVQLILPGVAETLAAGDVYSVQNALPPRFQPNAQWCANLSIINTLRQFETSNGALKFPSLQDDPPRLLGRAMNELSNMDGTINAAASENNYPLVYGDFTAGMVIVDRVGSTLELVPHLFGASRRPTGQRGALLWFRTGSDVVIPNAFRLLSIPTAA, via the coding sequence ATGACCGACATCGACATCGACCGAATGAATCTTGCGCAGACCCGGCAAGCCGCGCAGGAACTGTTGGACTCCACGACCGGCGACCTGGCCGGTGCGGACGCCGAACGGTTCGAGGCATTACGTGCCCGTGCCGAGCAAATCCGCGCACAGGAGCAGCAGCGCGCGACTGCCACGCGGGACCTGGTTCAGCGCCTGGCGGCCGGCGAGCTGCGTACTGAGGCCGGAAGCACTCAGGCGTCCGAGGAGCAGCTCGACCGCCCGCCGGCGCTGGCTCAGCGCGACAACGCGATGCGCACCTTGGACCGCGTCGTGAAGGCCGACCGCTTAGCCGCCCGCGGCGCCGAGCTCGTCGAGGACCTGATGAGCGCCGGCCCGGTCATCTCGCAGACGTGGGCGCAGCGCTGGGCCATCGCCACTGGAAGCGAGCACTACGAGCGGGCATTCGCCAAGAAGCTCGCCGACCCCGACAACGGACAGCTCACGTGGACGGCCGAGGAGGCCGCCGCCTGGCGCGCTGTCGCGGCGGTTCAGGCCGAGCAACGGGCTATGTCGCTCAGCGACACCGCCGGCGGCTATTTGGTGCCGCTGACGTTGGATCCGGCCGTGTTGTTGACCTCTAACGGCAGCATCAACCCTCTGCGCCAGATCGCCCGGGTGGTGCAGACCGCCACCGACGCCTGGTCGGGTGTCACCAGCGCCGGCGTGACCGCGGAGTGGATCGCAGAGGGGTCCGAGGTCGCGGACGCAAGCCCCAGTCTGGGCAACCCGTCGATCCCGGTCCACAAGGGCGATGCGTTCGTACCGTTCAGCTTTGAGGTCGAGGGCGACGCCGTGAACTTCCTTAGCGAGTTATCGAAGCTGCTCGTCGACGGCGCCGAACAACTCAACGCGACCGCCTACACAACCGGCTCGGGAACAGGCCAGCCGACCGGTCTGATCACCAAGCTCGTCGCCTCATCCGGCACGGTCCAGCTAATCCTGCCGGGCGTCGCCGAAACCCTCGCGGCCGGCGACGTGTACAGCGTGCAGAACGCGCTGCCGCCGCGGTTCCAGCCGAACGCGCAGTGGTGCGCCAACCTGTCGATCATCAACACGCTGCGGCAGTTCGAAACAAGCAACGGTGCGCTGAAATTTCCCTCGCTGCAAGACGATCCGCCCCGCCTGCTGGGCCGCGCGATGAACGAGCTGTCCAACATGGACGGCACCATTAACGCCGCAGCCAGCGAGAACAATTACCCGCTCGTGTACGGCGACTTCACCGCTGGCATGGTCATCGTCGACCGAGTCGGTTCCACGCTCGAGCTGGTACCCCACCTGTTCGGAGCCAGTCGCCGACCGACCGGCCAGCGCGGCGCCCTGCTGTGGTTCCGCACCGGCTCAGACGTGGTCATCCCCAACGCATTCCGGTTGCTGTCGATCCCGACCGCTGCCTAG